TGCTATGTTGATTATCTAATCATTTAGATTTACATAAAATTAAAAACTCGTCAGCAATGACGAGTTTTTTTTTGTTTTCAAACGTTATACATTTACTTTATTATTATTGACAGACTTCTAATTTTCTAAAATGGGTTTCCACAATCCACTTCACATACTATTTGTCATATCGACTCGTCTTTTGGAATGAGAGAGATATCTTCACAAGTAACTTGATAATCTAAATCAAAATAACTTCATTTATATAACCAAATCTCGTGTAACGGCTTTTTTAGCTACCTTTACTTTATTTTTGTTATTTCACAATCAGTAATAAAATCAGAAAAATTTGAGCTAAGTCTCAAAAACACTTTAGATCCTTCGATTTTTAAAATTTCAGCTTTCATTATATCAGTTGTTTTACTATCAGGACGAGTTTCTCCTTTAATAACTTTTTTATTTCGAAGCTCATAATGACAATCATCGATCCATACAACATCGTATGAAGCCTGAAACCCCATAGACTCATTTGTTTCAATTTGAGAATTTTCAGTTCGTTCGATCTTCAAAATTCCATAGTCTTCTGAATCTAATTCAAAAGTGCCAATGTGTCCCGCATTACATTTTGAAATTTGTGCATTTATATTCAGGCTTAAAATAAAAGCGATAATAGTAAAAGTTCTAATCATAGTATCTTTTAGGTTAGTTTTCTCATTTAGTTAGATAATGGCAGCTAGCGTCCTGATGTTACATCATGTTTGGGATTAAAGATGCGAGATTTTTCCATTAAACACAAATTTTCCAAATACAAAACCAACTTTAAATTAATCCAAGTGCCCAAATCTCTTGTAACGGCTCCTATGTGACGTAAATTTTATTCATTTGCTTCTTTTCCTTTTTTATAAACGCCTAAACTCTGTGTTTTTATAAATCCATCTTTTGTGATTTTTATATCTATTAATTCTTTACTTGGTGGATATTCGTGATATTTCATTAGACGAAGTTGATATCCATTTTCAATTAGTTTATATACGCTTGCTTTCAATTCATTGTCTAATTGATAACCATAAGTATGGGCTAAAAGTAAAGCTTCTTCTAAGTTGTCAATTTCTCCAATAAAATTTCTAAAGTCGTCTTCAGTTCTTATATATTTCACTTTTTGGTTTTCAATTGTAACAACATAATTACACCTATAACTTGGATGTCCACCTTCAAATATTCCATATGGTTTAAACTTCTCGCTTATATTTTTCTTTAGTAGAGTATCTCCGCCTTCTTTTAGAATTGTTCTGCTTATTTTTCCTTCTCCATATCTTTCATAGTATGTTGAATAAGCCCAATATTGATATTTACTATTTGGCATAATTTTCTTTCCAATACTATCTAAATAATTATATTCTAAACTATAATTTATTTTTTGAAATTTAGTATTGAGAAACTCTGTTTCCTTTTTTTCAGAACAAGAAACTAATAAAACTAAAAATATAAATATTATCTTCATTTTCCGGTTTTTGGGTTTTATGTCTCACAACGTCAGTCTGTGAATAAACTCAAAATGAGCCTCTGAGAATCGGCTGTATGAAATTTTTCTCCGACAGGTATCCGAATAGTTTCTCTTTTTGACTTAGTTTTTTCACAGCCTGACGTCCCGCTGCTTCACGTCAGTTGCGGACTTTGGAACTAAGTATTTTCTGCTAAGATAAATTTTATTATGAAATGAAAAGTTCCGGCTAAGAAAAACTCCGCAATTGCGTGAAACGGCTCTTGTGCGATGTGCTAAACAATTCTTGTTGAATCGAGGATAATTCTAATTCTGTTGTGTTCATAAACGTGACCATCTCTTTCGAATGATGAATTTGAACTTCTTGGATAAACTTCCAACTTGGCATTATTTAATCTCAGTGTTTTTAAAACTCTATGCATCCCGATTCCTTTACCTTTATCTGTTAACTTTATTGCATTCACAGATCGGTAATTTTTAGTTGTCAATTTAGTAACTTCTTCTTCTTCAATTCTTACTGAAATCATATCAAACACCACAATAAAATCGTTTAAACCTTCTTCCACAAGAAAAATTTTAAAAGTTGAACCTCCCAAACAATATTTTACTGCATTTTCAAATATGTAATAAAGTGAGACAAAAAAAATGTCATAATCTAAAAATAGCCTTTTTGGGTTGGAATCTAATGTTACTGTTATCCCTTTCTTTTCAAAGTCATCTATAAAGATTTGCAGAATCGATAAAACAATTTCACGAATAGAATAATCCGATTTTTGAACAATTGGATTTTTCATCACTGTTTTTTCGAAAACTGAAAATTCTATTTTCATCGCGTAATTACTTTTGATAAGTTTTAAAAGTGTGTTCGCTGTAATTCGAGGTTGCTTAACGATAATCTCTTTTAGTATTTCATGCTGAGTATTTAAATTTTCAGCAAGTGTCTGTTGAGGAACTAATGAAAAAATATCTTGTATGTTGTAGGTATTTATTGAGGTCAGATTGTGTAATAATCCCTGAACATATTCATTTTGGTTTAAAGAAAATGTATTTTTAAAAGTTACCATTGTGTTCATGGAATGTTCGCTTATTTCTAAGAGATCACGAAATAATTTTGAACTTGCTACATATCGCTCTTCGTAGGTAAATATGTAAAGAATTCCTAAAGCGTTTTTTCTACTCCCGTATCTAATTTTCTTCGACTTGCCATGAATTTCAATTGTTATGATGCCTGAATCATCAATATTAACTAAGTTCAATACATCATCAGGGAAATTTGACGCTAATACATCCTTGGTTTCATAATCGATAATATGCTGAAAAATGTCCATTACTTTTCTAATGAAAATTTTTCAACCAAACTTATGAACTGTAAAGGCAAAGCATTCTTCTCTAATTTAAAATCACAGATATCCCAAGCGCTATGAAAAGCGTTAAAGTTTTTATTTGCTGAATAAATGACAACCTTTTTATTAGAATATTTTTGTTTTAACATAAGTGCCAAATCTAGTCCTTCAAACTCACAATTCATTAATTTTCCTACACCGTTGATGTCAATAAAAAATAAATCCGCATCTTTAACAGCTTGAATATCTAAATTTTTAATATCCGTAACCGATGAAGTGTTTTTCCAACCGCTATCTTTCAAAATTTTTACAATATTAAAGTTTTTATCGTCGTCTATAAACAATATGGTAAACTTTGACTTTTGAGCATCAACTTTGAATTCACGATCTTTGTGATTGTCGTTAACGGATGTATTTTCAATAAATTTTGAACTGCCTTCAGTGAAATTAACGGTTAGAGAATTAACTGGATTTATTTGTGGACTTATTTGAGGGCTTATGTGCGCCTCGATGCTTTTTTGTGGTTGAAGTTCAGATGGCTTATTCTTTTTTCGATAATTTTTTATAGCAAAGATTAGCGCGGTTGCTGAAATGGCGATTCCTGTAACATAATACCAGTTAACCACCCAAAAATTTGTTGTGTCCAAAGTTTAAAAGTTAAAATTTTATGCAATATAGTTGTTATTATACAATATAGTTGTCCGAATAGCGATTTTTATACACAAACTGCTAAGCATATCGCACAACGTCCTGGCGCTACAAGAGGTTTGGGGTTAAAGATGCGAGATTTTTCCATTATGCACAAATTTTCCAAATACAAAACCATTTTTAAATTCAGCCAAATGCCCAAATCTCTTGTAACGGCTGTTATATGCCGGTTCTTTTTGTCGAAATTATGATTTTAACCGTAAACTTTTCACGCTTCTGTTGGCAAATTCCAATTTTCACGCTTCTATTTTTGGTTAGCAATTTTCAACGTTTTTATTTTTAAAATTCTTTTTTCTGTTTATATATTCTGCGCCAACTTTTCAAGTTTCAATTAGCAATTCCGACTTTCACGTTTCTGCTTTTCACATTCCAATTTTCAGTTTTCAATTGTCAAAAATCCAACTTTCACGTTTCTGCTTTTCACGCTTTCAATTTTCAAATTTCGTTTGACAGATTCCAACTTTTACGTTTCTGCTTTTCAAATTTTCGGCGTAAACAAATGATTATTTTTAAATTATTTTTACCTGCGTAATTTCGGCAGAACTGGCATATAACGTCCTGGCGCTACAAGAGGTTTGGGATTAAAGATGCGTATTTTTTCCATTATGCACAAATTTTCCAAGTACAAAACCATTTTTAAATTCAGCCAAATGCCCAAATCTCTTGTAACGGCTGTTACTGGATGGTTGTTTTTTGCCGAAATTATGAATTTAACCGCAAACTTTTTAAGTTTCTGTTGGCACATTCCAGCTTTCACATTTCAATTTTCAAATTGTTTTTATCTGCGTAATTTCGGCATAACGTTCCGCTACTACAGCAGGTTTGGGACTAAATCAAGCCCATTCTTCGGATTTACCAACTCATCCAAATCCGTTGAACTAGCTGTTGTGTGCTGGTTTTATATATTTAAAATCTGTATCCCACTCTAAATCCAAATCCAAAATTAATCATATTTCCTGAACTACTTTCTAAATCTTTGCCAACTAGTATTGGTACTCCATCATTTAAATCAGTTGAATGTTTATTTTCATCATATTGCATATTGGTATTGATTACTTTTTTATTCATATAACCAAGTACTATAAATGGCTCCAAAAGAACTTTCTTTGTAATTGAAATTTGGTTTCCGAAAGTTAAATTAATTCCTTTAGCTCTTTTCTTTACTCCAA
The Flavobacterium sp. 5 DNA segment above includes these coding regions:
- a CDS encoding transcriptional regulator yields the protein MDTTNFWVVNWYYVTGIAISATALIFAIKNYRKKNKPSELQPQKSIEAHISPQISPQINPVNSLTVNFTEGSSKFIENTSVNDNHKDREFKVDAQKSKFTILFIDDDKNFNIVKILKDSGWKNTSSVTDIKNLDIQAVKDADLFFIDINGVGKLMNCEFEGLDLALMLKQKYSNKKVVIYSANKNFNAFHSAWDICDFKLEKNALPLQFISLVEKFSLEK